The proteins below come from a single Diadema setosum chromosome 21, eeDiaSeto1, whole genome shotgun sequence genomic window:
- the LOC140244857 gene encoding adhesion G protein-coupled receptor E3-like, translating into MATKRNVPRVHREDGGVRGFCVSILSICNHWVDGCRVVTVAARFDHNQTLVVPLITISVVKASLIVGADSATCVTFPNDTSSCTKLFTCNHGINIIGNVTYDSFAINSNTQPVTHPFATCRVEEVCTGKNTCDIVEMVMTDLEPSICPDMCYYLSIPHGSCTAEDGNEPINSVVTMKLADDKKAIQIKRYKFTGGITDETLSPTCVVPSDQGGSDLMSECEISVDLSCPGTTVTSIEPGNAVQATVVSVDGEASVFVEVESSTLEQNGVTVLATVFKPMDEDKDVQLIEGDSVIVELSSMVIDIVFVDELGLRIQLGENETISLTFKSQRPTGYEERKCSFYNETKEKWSTYGCWVSKENDTDVVCTCNHTTSFAVLLQFEDCSIRGTNLYLQTLFTRFFNALSIGAMVLTVVVFVFLKLYSSDQVKVHISLAISLALTQTVMLFMDQTHNDVLCTAIAGIMHYLLSVYAVNMLQEGILLHRKASRTHKGPVKGWVIILTAWGIPAVLVAVLMGSIPKGYGSACACWLTVESGTMYVWLIEVCVVVLVNSGLLFIIMRTFVTLKANAKKTDTERLKATVRALLIMVPMLGMTWIFAILQAASKNIFLQYVFIIINALQGPLFFIFQCVLHHEVQKAIGRKRGKVSDKWAMSTSSSGADTMTTDKGTSHFEESKIGKGK; encoded by the exons GTGGGAGCAGACTCCGCTACATGTGTGACATTTCCAAATGACA CTTCCAGTTGCACCAAACTTTTCACCTGCAATCATGGAATCAACATCATCGGCAACGTTACCTACGACTCCTTCGCGATCAACTCCAACACTCAGCCGGTGACCCACCCGTTCGCCACGTGTCGCGTGGAAGAGGTGTGCACGGGTAAAAACACATGTGATATCGTGGAGATGGTCATGACGGATCTTGAGCCCAGCATCTGTCCGGATATGTGCTACTACCTGAGCATTCCGCATGGATCCTGCACCG CTGAAGATGGGAACGAACCAATTAACTCCGTGGTCACTATGAAACTCGCCGACGACAAGAAAGCCATCCAGATCAAGCGATATAAGTTTACTGGCGGAATCACAGACGAAACACTTTCCCCTACTTGCGTTGTTCCATCTGACCAGGGAGGATCTGACCTTATGTCAGAATGCGAAATCAGCGTCGACCTCTCCTGCCCCG GTACTACTGTGACCTCCATCGAACCGGGGAATGCCGTACAGGCCACCGTTGTATCCGTCGATGGAGAGGCCAGCGTGTTCGTCGAAGTCGAATCGTCAACGCTAGAGCAAAACGGAG TGACTGTTTTAGCCACCGTTTTCAAGCCAATGGACGAAGACAAAGACGTGCAGCTCATTGAAGGCGACTCTGTCATAGTCGAGCTGTCCTCCATGGTGATCGACATCGTGTTCGTCGACGAACTTGGTCTGAGGATTCAGCTGGGAGAGAACGAGACGATAAGCCTCACCTTCAAATCACAAAGGCCG ACTGGCTACGAAGAGAGAAAGTGCTCGTTTTACAACGAAACTAAAGAAAA GTGGTCTACGTATGGATGCTGGGTTTCCAAGGAGAACGATACTGATGTTGTCTGTACCTGCAACCACACCACCAGCTTCGCGGTTCTCCTTCAATTTGAA GACTGCTCCATAAGGGGCACGAATCTCTACCTTCAGACCCTCTTCACAAGGTTCTTCAACGCCCTCTCCATCGGCGCGATGGTTCTCACTGTCGTTGTCTTCGTCTTTCTCAA ACTGTACAGCTCTGACCAGGTCAAAGTTCACATCTCCCTGGCCATATCCCTGGCTCTCACCCAGACTGTCATGCTGTTCATGGATCAAACGCACAATGAT GTGCTGTGTACAGCGATAGCCGGGATCATGCACTACCTTCTCAGCGTCTACGCCGTGAACATGCTTCAGGAGGGGATTCTGTTGCACCGCAAAGCCTCCCGCACCCACAAGGGACCGGTTAAAGGATGGGTCATCATCCTCACTGCTTGGG GCATCCCGGCCGTTCTGGTTGCAGTGTTGATGGGGAGCATTCCCAAAGGATACGGTTCCGCCTGCGC CTGTTGGCTGACTGTTGAATCCGGTACCATGTACGTCTGGCTAATCGAAGTATGTGTCGTAGTGCTG GTCAACTCTGGACTCCTCTTTATCATCATGAGAACATTCGTGACCCTGAAGGCGAACGCAAAGAAGACGGACACGGAGAGACTGAA GGCAACTGTCCGGGCTCTTCTGATCATGGTTCCCATGCTTGGGATGACTTGGATATTTGCCATCCTGCAGGCTGCATCCAAAAACATATTCTTGCAGTACGTCTTCATAATCATCAACGCTCTGCAG GGACcgcttttcttcattttccagTGTGTCCTGCACCATGAG GTCCAGAAGGCCATCGGCCGCAAGCGTGGCAAGGTCAGCGACAAGTGGGCGATGAGCACCTCCTCCTCCGGTGCCGACACGATGACCACGGACAAGGGCACCTCTCACTTCGAAGAGAGCAAGATCGGCAAAGGAAAGTGA